Part of the Nocardioides perillae genome is shown below.
CTGACCAAGAAGATGTCGGAGGACCTCACCGACTACCTCCTCGACGCCGGCATCCGCACCCGCTACCTCCACTCCGAGGTCGACACGCTCAAGCGCATCGAGCTGCTGCGCGACCTGCGCCTCGGCGAGTACGACGTGCTGGTCGGCATCAATCTGCTGCGCGAGGGCCTCGACCTGCCCGAGGTGTCGCTCGTCGCGATCCTGGACGCCGACAAGGAGGGCTTCCTGCGCTCCGACAAGTCGCTGATCCAGACGATCGGTCGCGCCGCGCGCAACGTCTCGGGCCAGGTCCACATGTACGCCGACACCATCACGCCGTCGATGGCCAACGCGATCGACGAGACCAACCGCCGTCGGGCGAAGCAGGTGGCCTACAACACCGAGCACGGCATCGACCCGACGCCGCTGCGCAAGAAGATCGCCGACATCACCGAGATGCTGGCCCGCGAGGACGAGACCACCCAGCAGCTGCTCGAGACCTGGGCCGGCACCGAGGCCAAGGGCCGCGCGGGCGGGGCGAAGGCGAAGCAGCCCGTGCCCGCCCTCGGCACCCGCGCCGCGGAGGCAGGTCGCCACGCCTCGCAGATGCCCAGCGGCGACCTCGCCCAGCTGGTGCAGGAGCTCAACGACCAGATGCGCACCGCGGCCGCGGAGCTGCAGTTCGAGCTCGCCGCGCGCCTGCGCGACGAGATCTCCGAGCTGAAGAGGGAGCTGCGCCAGATGATGGAGGCGACGCGGTGAACACCTGGCACGCACGCTGGCGGCGTTCTCGTCACTCGACGGCCAACCCCGGGCCGCCTTCGCTCCTCGGCCTTGCCATCGCACCCACCAGGCGTCCACCGCCCGGGGTCTGAGGACGGCTCAGAGCCAGGGCGGGCGCATCCGCCGGCGCCGCTGACGCCAGGCGACGAAGAAGGCCAGCATGACCGCCACCGCACCGGCGGCGGCACCGACGGCGGCGCCGGCGAGGGCGTCGTCGCCGAGGCCGAGCTGCTCGGCCGTGGTCTGCTGCGTGCCGGGCGGCGCCTCGTCGGTGTCGGCGCTGACGCCGGAGGTGGAGCCGTCCGAGGGCGCCTCCTCACCGGCTCCGGTGCCGTCGGTCGTGGGCTCCTCGGCGTCCTCGGGCTCGGGCGCCGTCAGCTCGGGGTCGAGCCGGCCGTCGACCTCGATGACCGGCCCGAGGTCGATCGCGCTGTCGAGCAGGTCGGCACGCATGGCGGCGGCGACGGCGGGGCGCCCCGTGGCGCCCCACTCGACGCGCTCGCCGACCTCCGGCTCGACGCGGGCGAGCTCGAGCCAGGCGATCGCGCCGACCAGGGGGCGCTCGGCGGCCGCGCCCACCAGCTGGCGCCACCAGCTCTGCTTGATCTCCAGCGGGCTCGGCCCGGAGTCGCCGGGGTTGTAGAGCGCGGAGGTCGAGATGAGCATCGGCTGGTCGCGACCCTCGGCGAACCGCTCGTAGAAGCTGGGGCGCCCGAGGTCGTCGCCGTAGCCGTACTCGTCGCGCAGGCGCTGCTCGACCTCGCGCGGGCCGGGCAGCGTGTTGGTGCCCAGCTGGGCGTCGACGCCGAAGCGGTACATCGACAGCCCCACCCAGTCGACGTGGCGGTCGCCGGGGTAGTAGGCGAGGTAGGGGTCGTCGCGCGGGTCGAGCCGCTGGTTGTAGTTGGTGTCGAGCTCGCGCTGCTCGACCCGCGACCGGGGGGTCTGCTCGACCCGACCCAGCGCGCCGCCGAAGGGGTAGCCGGCGCCGTAGTTGGGCGCCCACACCATCGAGGCCTGGTCGCCGGCGGCGGCGTGCACCTCGGTCGCGACGGTGCGGAAGGCCTGCTTGTAGGCGCGGGGGCGCTGGCCCCAGGAGTACCACGTGCCGTTCATCTCCGGCGCGAAGCGCACGAGCCAGCGGCTGCCGAGGCGGTCGCTCAGCTCGGCCAGCTCGCGGGCGAGCACCTGGGCGTCGGCCCGGGTCAGCCGGTCGAGCGGGACCTCGGGGTAGAGGCTGACGACCGAGACGGCGCCGAGGTCGGCCGACTGCCCGGCGAGGTCGCGCAGCTCGACCCAGGCGGCGCTGTCGAGGGGGTAGGTGAGCGGGCGGGAGAGCAGCGAGACCCGGCTGCCGAGGCGGTCGGCGAAGGCGAGGCCGTCGTCGACCTCCCAGTCGAGCTCGGGGCCGAACCACGGGGCTCCGGGCTCGGGCTGCACCGGCTCGGCAGCGAGCGCGGCCGAGGCCGCCGTCGCGGTCAACGTGGCAGCCAGCAGGCCGGCGACGAGCGCCGTCGTGCGCCGGGTCAGGCGGTGGGCAGGTCGCATCGCAGGCTCCAGTGGTTGCGACCGTCGGTGCGGTCGTAGGTGAGGTCGTCGACGGCCGCCAGCGTGAGCGCGAGACCGCGGCCGGACTCGGCCTCCTCGTCGGGCATCACGGCGGTGCTGAGGTCGATCTCGGCCGGCAGGCCGTTGTCGCGGAAGGAGGCCAGCACGCTGCTGGGGGAGACGGCGACGGCCACCTCGAGGCGGCGCCCGCGCACCACCTCCCCGTCGCGCTGGTCGTGGGCGAAGGCGTGCTCGACGATGTTGGCCAGCACCTCGATGGCGGCGGTCTCGAAGCGGATCCGCAAGCCCGACGGCACGTGGTCGTGGCAGGTCCACAGGTGCTCGAAGAGCGCGTGGACGAGCTCGAGGATCTCGGGGCGGGCGGGGGCGGAGAGCTCGACCCGGTCGAGCTCGTCGGCGACCAGCGCCTCCCCGGCCGTCAGCGGCGGCGACACCGCGCCGGTGCCGCTGCCGGCACCGGGGACGCGGGGTGCGTCAGTCATCGAAGGCCGTCTCGACGCTGTCCCGGGCGCGGAGCACCCGGGTCAGGTTGGTGAGCTCGAGGACGGTGGTCACCGCCTCGGTGGGTCGGGCGATCCGGAGGTCGCCGCCCTTCTGCCGCGTGGTCTTCACGCCGCCGATGAGCGCGCCCAGGCCCGAGGAGTCGAGGAAGGACGTCTCGCCGAGGTCGACGACGATGCGGGTCACGTCGCGACCGACGAGGTCGGCGAGGATCTCCTTGAGCTTGCGGGCGGCCACCATGTTGAGTCGGCCCTGGGGGCGGACGACCCCGATGCCTCCGTCGGTGGTCTCGACGGCGAACTCGATCATGCTGCTCCTTCGGAGGTGGAGCGCTCACCGGATGGGTCGGTGGCGCCCGTGGGGCGGGCTTCGTCGGGGGTCTGGGCGGCCTCGAAGCCGCGGTAGCGGACGGCCTGGACGATGACCGACAGGATCGCGAGGTCGAAGACCACCCACAACAGGTTGAAGGCGATCGCGAAGGACTGGTCGTCGCCCAGCGCGATGCGCACCACGCCGACGACGCCCGCGACCACGAGCGCTCCCATGGCGAAGAGCTGCGGCTTCACCAGGTGCCACGGCAACGCGTCGACCTGCCGCTTCTCCTTGGGCGTCACGGCGAAGTCGAGGCTCCGGCCCAGGAAGACGTTGCCGAAGGCGGAGGTGAAGGACCGGATCCAGACGGGGAAGAGGGCGAGGGAGTACTGCATGCCCCGCCAGGTTGGTCGGCCGGCCGCCACGACGGCGAAGAGCAGCTGGTTGACCACGAGGAAGGGCAGCAGGCGCACGAAGAAGTCCGT
Proteins encoded:
- a CDS encoding ATP-binding protein, encoding MTDAPRVPGAGSGTGAVSPPLTAGEALVADELDRVELSAPARPEILELVHALFEHLWTCHDHVPSGLRIRFETAAIEVLANIVEHAFAHDQRDGEVVRGRRLEVAVAVSPSSVLASFRDNGLPAEIDLSTAVMPDEEAESGRGLALTLAAVDDLTYDRTDGRNHWSLRCDLPTA
- a CDS encoding STAS domain-containing protein, which codes for MIEFAVETTDGGIGVVRPQGRLNMVAARKLKEILADLVGRDVTRIVVDLGETSFLDSSGLGALIGGVKTTRQKGGDLRIARPTEAVTTVLELTNLTRVLRARDSVETAFDD